Sequence from the Cryptococcus neoformans var. grubii H99 chromosome 3, complete sequence genome:
CCTCCACTTCTGCCAAGTTCTCCACCGTTGcacctcctcgtcttcgAACCCGAACAATCTCCAACTTGAGCGTTCGCGGTTACgacccttcctcatcatatTATCGATCGGTCGGTATACAGAAAAGGGGATatgcggagaagaagggggacGAGGAAGCGTACCCCGAAGAGGCTGAAGGAGCGGAAGCTGGGGTAAGTGTTTCGTCCCAAGTGGGAGAGTTATAGACGTATACTAAAGTGATTTTTTTGTTATGTAGTCGAGCGATGTGTCTCATTCTAATGCCGCGTTCAACAAAGATGCCAATCCAGAAACAGCTGCCAAAGGCGTTGAGCAGGAGGTAAGATTTATTCTTCTTTTAAAATATTATGTCGTCAAAACTGACATGATTTGAATGTCTCAGACTGGAAAAGACTACACTCGCAAGTCTCCTGCCAACCCCGACGAGTCAAGGCCTTCCGGAAAGCAAGGCGAGAAGGGTAGCGAATCGCCTTTAAACACCTCTAGTCATCCCGCGGGTCGATAAGACCATCTCGATTTACTGTACGATTAGGCAGGCCAAACTGTAATCATATTTGAAGATATTAGAGATCCCTTTAGCACTCCATAAATTATAATCAATTTGCATTTAAGTCATAGCATGCATTAGACCTGCAAATGGTCAAAAGGTACAGACAAACAATCTAGCGATTTTTACACCTCCAGACCAttcatctcatcctctttaCCACCCTTGAAATCCagctttctcctcttcctatcccctccactctccatccctctAACCTCACCCTTCACCTTTTCTCTTAACCCCTTGACGtccacttcttcaccctcatTCGCCCACTGCAAAACCAAATGTCGTCCTAACAAATGCGTATGCTTGAGCGCCTCCATCGCTCGCGCAGCCTCTGTGTGGGTGGTAAATTCCAAAAACGCAAAACCTCTTGTAGACTGGGCACCGGTCGAGGTGGGGACAGCTTTTCGGGGGAGACGAAGGGACTTGAGTTGACCATATGCCGAGAAAAGCTCACGGACGTCCTTCTTGGTAGCTTCAAAGGGCAAGTTCTTAACGAGCACCTTGGTACTTTTTGTCTTGTCCCCTTCAGCGTCACCACTCTTTTTCGTCTCCCGATCATCCTCCAAACCTCGTTGAGCAAACTTAACTTCTAAACTCTTCCCATCAATTTCAAACCCTTCCAAAGCCTTAAGCGCCTTAGTCGCTGCTTCCTTGGTCTTGAAACCGACAAAGCCATAACCCATTGAGAGCTTTTCGCCAGGTCGTTTGGGATCTGGTTTCATCTGTACACGCGCAAAAGAGAAACCGGGAATATGAGAGAGTACagtttggagatgaggggtAGTTGTGGCAAAGTTGAGACCCTTGAGGAAAAGAGTTGAACCAGCTTCGTCCGTGGGGTCAGGCTGTTCCGGGAGGGACTCCACCTTTTCAGCGAGggctttggcttcttcttctctcttttgtTCAGTGCTTATGGGGCCAGCACCAGGAGTGGTTTCGGATTTGAACATGCCCACAGGACCTTTTTCGAGGTAGAGCACTGCGTTTCCCAGACGGCGGTATGCGAGAGCTTTGAAAGCTCTGCCAGCGTCCATATGGTTCTCAAACTCGACCACGCCCAAAGTCCCGGCAGGCGGCAAGAGGACCCGAGTAAGTTTACCGTGCGGCGCGAAAAGGTCGGTCAAGCTTTGTATAGAGGTGCCATAAGGGATGTTTTTCACGAGGATGGTCGTTTGAGAGCGGGGGACGCGGGGCTGGAGGGTTTCGAGCACGATACCGGCGTCTTCAAAGTATTTTTTGGTTTCTTCAATCACGGTGGTTTCGGCAAGAGCAAGTTTTACGGCAGAGTTGCCAGAGTCGGCATTTAGAAGCTCAGATTTGGACATACCCATCCGGTCGGCAACAGAGGCGGCAACAGCGTCGCTCTAAAATGGGATCTGTCAAAAATAATCCATGTagcaacaagaagaaactcACATTCATGTACAACGAAGCCCAGTTGACACCCTTGGTACTCTCTTGTTTCCTCTTCGCATCCACTTTGCTTTTGACTTCGCCTCTTCCCTCGTCCCTCTTGCCCAGCACTTTACCATCCACCACCCCGCTTCCTGCGACGGCACCTTCCTGTCCCGGCTTCGCCCTTCCAGGCAAGACATGCAACAGCCTACCCTGAAAAGTCGTCTTATCCAAAGCTCTATAGGCAGCAAGTGCGTCCTCGGGGTTATGAAATTGAAGGAAAGCTGTACCGAGCGGTTCACCAGTCGTTTGAGAGACGGGGAGGTGACACTCATCTATACGCC
This genomic interval carries:
- a CDS encoding multiple RNA-binding domain-containing protein 1, with the protein product MSRLIFLNLPSSLNPDSFRKTLLSPATLKSTTITDTKLVPKRRFAFVGYKDAEEAQRVKEWFDGTYAFGAGKIKVDFVKDEPLKTGDKLNRGEKSQEKRPKEGRDNIQEKQEPNKRLQEFMSVMKGVDPAMAPPEASTSTAEGTKKEKSVKGKEKSEEPEEAEADDDDAAWLRRRQAALEGEPSTPQLSADEQLILSTSRLFVRNLAFITNSESLSSHFSTYGRIDECHLPVSQTTGEPLGTAFLQFHNPEDALAAYRALDKTTFQGRLLHVLPGRAKPGQEGAVAGSGVVDGKVLGKRDEGRGEVKSKVDAKRKQESTKGVNWASLYMNSDAVAASVADRMGMSKSELLNADSGNSAVKLALAETTVIEETKKYFEDAGIVLETLQPRVPRSQTTILVKNIPYGTSIQSLTDLFAPHGKLTRVLLPPAGTLGVVEFENHMDAGRAFKALAYRRLGNAVLYLEKGPVGMFKSETTPGAGPISTEQKREEEAKALAEKVESLPEQPDPTDEAGSTLFLKGLNFATTTPHLQTVLSHIPGFSFARVQMKPDPKRPGEKLSMGYGFVGFKTKEAATKALKALEGFEIDGKSLEVKFAQRGLEDDRETKKSGDAEGDKTKSTKVLVKNLPFEATKKDVRELFSAYGQLKSLRLPRKAVPTSTGAQSTRGFAFLEFTTHTEAARAMEALKHTHLLGRHLVLQWANEGEEVDVKGLREKVKGEVRGMESGGDRKRRKLDFKGGKEDEMNGLEV